Proteins found in one Candidatus Bathyarchaeia archaeon genomic segment:
- a CDS encoding DUF3795 domain-containing protein: MAEDLLRLVGYCGCYCGLCGVRVCFSKHAKKLRDTLQQEGMDYWYRYVPSMRDTFPIFWKFLEDLIRYECSCRTGGGPSTCKIRLCAKKKGVSVCPFCDQYPCTLIENYNKVYPTTIEDGKRLKEIGLEAWVEEQEERAKKGFVYAQIKIQRKDVGWA; encoded by the coding sequence ATGGCTGAAGATTTGTTGAGGCTTGTTGGATACTGTGGCTGTTATTGCGGTTTATGCGGTGTTAGGGTTTGCTTTTCGAAGCATGCAAAGAAGCTTAGGGACACGCTTCAGCAAGAGGGCATGGACTATTGGTATAGATATGTTCCTTCCATGCGGGATACTTTTCCAATTTTCTGGAAATTTCTTGAAGATCTTATAAGGTATGAGTGCTCTTGCAGAACTGGTGGCGGCCCATCCACATGTAAGATAAGGCTATGCGCGAAAAAGAAGGGGGTATCTGTATGCCCGTTCTGTGATCAATATCCATGCACCCTCATCGAGAATTATAACAAGGTTTATCCAACAACCATTGAGGATGGAAAAAGGCTGAAAGAGATAGGCCTTGAAGCTTGGGTTGAAGAGCAAGAAGAGAGGGCTAAGAAGGGGTTCGTATACGCACAAATCAAAATCCAAAGAAAAGACGTGGGATGGGCCTAA
- a CDS encoding DUF362 domain-containing protein, with the protein MSKVKAFEDLKSSIKKAVDLIGGFERLVSGGDKVIVKPNFNSDDPFPASSDPEFVKNVVLLLYEAGASQVVIVESSGIPWLPTRKVLEKTGMLKVARECNAEVRILDEGEWVEVAIEGKRWKKVSVAKEALEKDAKFVWLPCMKTHRYANFSLSLKLAVGLLDFRLRGDLHSAHIEEKIAELNLAVHPDLIIMDGRKCFVTGGPDVGRVEEPNIILASGDRIAIDVEAIKVIKSFEGSSLQSDPWSYTQIRRAVEHGIGVNSEHDYRVLSN; encoded by the coding sequence GTGAGCAAGGTTAAGGCGTTTGAAGACTTGAAAAGTTCTATCAAAAAGGCTGTGGATTTGATTGGTGGTTTTGAGAGATTGGTTTCGGGCGGAGATAAGGTGATTGTTAAGCCGAACTTTAATAGCGATGATCCTTTTCCGGCCTCGAGTGATCCGGAGTTTGTTAAGAATGTGGTCCTTTTACTTTATGAAGCTGGTGCATCTCAGGTGGTCATTGTTGAGAGTTCGGGAATCCCTTGGTTGCCGACAAGGAAAGTATTAGAGAAGACGGGAATGTTGAAGGTCGCACGGGAATGTAACGCTGAAGTGAGAATTCTTGATGAAGGCGAATGGGTTGAAGTTGCCATTGAGGGGAAACGCTGGAAGAAGGTATCCGTGGCCAAAGAAGCCCTTGAAAAGGATGCCAAGTTTGTTTGGCTTCCATGCATGAAAACGCACAGATATGCCAATTTCTCTCTAAGCCTAAAGTTGGCAGTTGGCCTTCTGGATTTTAGGCTTCGTGGAGATTTGCATTCCGCACATATTGAGGAGAAAATAGCCGAACTTAACTTGGCTGTTCATCCAGACCTCATCATAATGGATGGAAGAAAATGCTTTGTAACCGGAGGCCCAGATGTCGGTCGGGTTGAAGAGCCAAACATAATCTTAGCTAGCGGAGATCGCATCGCCATAGATGTTGAAGCAATAAAAGTGATAAAAAGTTTTGAAGGCTCCAGCTTACAATCAGACCCGTGGAGTTACACTCAAATACGACGAGCCGTGGAACATGGAATAGGTGTAAATAGTGAGCATGATTACAGAGTCCTAAGTAACTAA